The proteins below are encoded in one region of bacterium:
- the pilB gene encoding type IV-A pilus assembly ATPase PilB, whose protein sequence is MAEADKAQDKLGELLVQEDLISPEQLETALAEQKVSGGRLSYHLSRLGYLEESELADILSRQYGVPSINLSEFAIDADVIRLVPREIADKYKLIPISRADNSLIVAMVDPSNILAIDDIKFLTGYSVEAVVATEDSIMQAIEKYYDTHDTDLEGALESMDWEDEDLEIIEAEDNVNVKELQHQSEDAPVVKLVNLILSDAIKKGASDIHVEPYEKSFRVRYRIDGVLHKVMDPPRKLQHAITSRLKIMADLDIAERRLPQDGRIRLKTAKGKEMDFRVSTLPTIYGEKVVLRLLDKDSLQLDMTKLGFEEFPLKQFKEAIHKPFGMVLVTGPTGSGKTTTLYSALTELNSITENISTAEDPVEYTLKGINQVQMHEAIGLNFAASLRSFLRQDPDIIMVGEIRDFETAEIAVKAALTGHMVLSTLHTNDAPSSVTRLLNMGIEPFLVTASLQLIAAQRLVRKICQNCKEPIDIPPQVLKEIGVKEEEAETATIYHGAGCMKCSKTGYRGRIAVYEVLPMHEEIKEFVLNGASTTEIKREAIRLGMKTMRQTGISKLLNGETTVDEIVRVTGAD, encoded by the coding sequence ATGGCCGAGGCCGACAAGGCGCAAGACAAGCTGGGCGAGCTTCTCGTTCAGGAAGACCTGATCAGTCCGGAGCAGCTCGAAACCGCTCTGGCCGAACAGAAGGTTTCCGGCGGGCGCCTTTCCTATCACCTTTCCCGCCTGGGGTACCTCGAGGAGTCCGAGCTGGCCGACATCCTGTCGCGCCAGTACGGCGTTCCCTCGATCAACCTGTCGGAGTTCGCGATCGACGCGGATGTCATCCGCCTCGTGCCGCGCGAAATCGCCGACAAGTACAAGCTCATCCCGATCAGCCGCGCGGACAATTCGCTCATCGTGGCGATGGTCGATCCGTCGAACATCCTGGCGATCGACGACATCAAATTCCTGACCGGCTATTCGGTCGAGGCGGTCGTCGCGACGGAAGACTCGATCATGCAGGCGATCGAGAAGTACTACGATACGCACGACACCGATCTCGAGGGCGCGCTTGAGAGCATGGATTGGGAGGACGAGGACCTCGAAATCATCGAGGCCGAGGACAACGTCAACGTCAAGGAACTGCAGCACCAGTCCGAGGACGCCCCCGTCGTCAAGCTCGTGAACCTCATTTTGTCCGACGCGATCAAGAAGGGCGCCTCCGACATCCACGTCGAGCCTTACGAGAAGAGCTTCCGCGTGCGTTACCGGATCGACGGCGTGCTCCACAAGGTCATGGACCCGCCGCGCAAGCTCCAGCACGCGATCACGAGCCGCCTGAAGATCATGGCCGATCTCGATATCGCCGAGCGCCGCCTGCCGCAAGACGGCCGCATCCGCCTGAAGACGGCCAAGGGCAAGGAGATGGACTTCCGCGTCAGTACGCTGCCGACGATCTACGGCGAGAAGGTCGTGCTGCGGCTTCTCGACAAGGATTCGTTGCAGCTCGACATGACCAAGCTCGGATTCGAGGAATTCCCCCTCAAGCAATTCAAGGAGGCGATCCACAAGCCGTTCGGCATGGTGCTCGTCACCGGCCCGACGGGTTCAGGCAAGACGACGACGCTCTACTCCGCGCTCACGGAGCTGAACTCCATCACGGAGAACATCTCCACCGCGGAGGATCCGGTCGAATACACGCTCAAGGGCATCAATCAGGTGCAGATGCACGAGGCGATCGGACTGAATTTCGCCGCGTCGCTGCGATCGTTTTTGCGCCAGGATCCGGACATCATCATGGTCGGCGAGATCCGCGACTTCGAAACCGCGGAAATCGCGGTGAAGGCCGCGCTCACGGGCCACATGGTGCTCTCGACGCTGCACACGAACGACGCGCCAAGCTCGGTCACGCGCCTTCTCAACATGGGCATCGAGCCGTTTCTCGTCACCGCGTCGCTGCAGCTCATTGCCGCGCAGCGCCTGGTGCGCAAGATCTGCCAGAACTGCAAGGAGCCGATCGATATTCCGCCGCAGGTGCTGAAAGAAATCGGCGTCAAGGAAGAAGAGGCCGAGACGGCGACGATTTACCACGGCGCCGGTTGCATGAAGTGCAGCAAGACCGGCTACCGCGGGCGCATCGCCGTCTACGAGGTGCTTCCGATGCACGAGGAGATCAAGGAGTTCGTGCTCAACGGCGCGTCCACGACGGAAATCAAGCGCGAGGCCATCCGCCTCGGCATGAAGACCATGCGTCAGACGGGCATCTCGAAACTTCTGAACGGCGAGACCACCGTTGACGAAATCGTACGCGTGACCGGTGCGGACTAA
- a CDS encoding type IV pilus twitching motility protein PilT: MVDMHQLLKIMIEKGASDLHVTTGSPPQFRIDGRLTPLNMPALTASDTKRLCYSVLTEMQRHAFEETNELDLSFGVKGLSRFRANVFRQRGAVAGAFRVIPFKTFSFQELGLPAIVNDLSNKPAGLVLVTGPTGCGKSTTLTSIIDRINGAQNHHIVTIEDPIEYLHAHKGCLVNQREINSDTKSFKIALKYVLRQDPDIVLIGELRDLETIEAALNIAETGHLTFATLHTSTAVQTINRIIDVFPPHQQPQVRAQLSFVLEGVVCQKLIPRASGIGRVLSAEVMIPNAAIRSLIREDKVHQIYSQMQMGQSKFGMQTMNQSLASLYQRNVITLKDAFAHSSDPEELQSMLEGKMAAGGRK; this comes from the coding sequence GTGGTCGATATGCATCAGCTCCTGAAGATCATGATCGAAAAGGGAGCAAGCGATCTGCACGTGACGACGGGTTCTCCGCCGCAGTTCCGCATCGACGGGCGCCTGACGCCTCTCAACATGCCGGCCTTGACCGCCAGCGACACCAAGCGCCTTTGCTACTCGGTGCTCACGGAAATGCAACGGCACGCGTTCGAGGAGACGAACGAGCTTGATCTGTCATTCGGCGTCAAGGGACTTTCGCGTTTTCGCGCCAACGTGTTCCGGCAGCGCGGCGCGGTCGCCGGCGCGTTTCGCGTCATTCCGTTCAAGACTTTCAGCTTTCAGGAGCTGGGGCTGCCGGCGATCGTCAACGACCTGTCGAACAAGCCCGCGGGCCTGGTGCTCGTCACCGGCCCGACCGGTTGCGGCAAGTCGACGACGCTGACCTCCATCATCGACCGGATCAACGGCGCGCAGAACCACCACATCGTCACGATCGAGGACCCGATCGAGTACCTGCACGCGCACAAGGGGTGCCTTGTCAATCAACGCGAGATCAACTCGGATACCAAGTCGTTCAAGATCGCGCTCAAGTACGTGCTCCGTCAGGATCCGGACATCGTTCTGATCGGCGAACTTCGCGACCTGGAGACGATCGAGGCGGCGCTGAACATCGCGGAGACCGGGCATCTTACGTTCGCCACGCTGCACACCTCGACGGCGGTGCAGACGATCAACCGCATCATCGACGTGTTTCCGCCGCATCAGCAGCCACAGGTGCGCGCGCAGCTTTCGTTCGTGCTCGAGGGCGTGGTCTGCCAGAAGCTCATTCCGCGTGCCAGCGGCATCGGCCGCGTGCTGTCCGCGGAGGTCATGATCCCGAACGCGGCGATCCGGAGCCTCATTCGCGAGGACAAGGTGCATCAGATCTACTCGCAAATGCAGATGGGACAGAGCAAATTCGGCATGCAGACCATGAATCAGTCGCTTGCCTCGCTCTATCAGCGAAACGTGATTACACTGAAAGACGCCTTCGCGCACTCCTCGGACCCCGAGGAACTCCAGTCGATGCTGGAGGGCAAGATGGCGGCCGGCGGACGGAAATAA
- a CDS encoding type II secretion system F family protein: MPVYKWEGRNRAGAVQKGEMDAPTEEAVIARLRAQQIVANKVKPRGKGTDLMHIELFKQKVKEQEIVVFTRQFATMIDAGLPLVQCLEILVNQQVNKTFADVLNAVKNDVEAGSTFAKALAKHPKIFDQLFVALVAAGEVGGILDTIMNRLGAYIEKAMKLKKKVKGAMVYPAAVLSITFLVVLILLIFVIPTFQKMFADFGGQLPALTQVIVDISAIIRGYWWIIFPGIVGFIVGMRTLMATEKGTIVKDDLLLKVPIFGELIRKVAVAKFTRTLGTMITSGVPILDGLDIVAKTSGNKTIERAILKTKARIAEGKTIAEPLMESGVFPPMVCQMITVGESTGALDVMLAKIADFYEDEVDMTVNALTTLLEPLMMVFLGGTVGFLLVCMYLPIFKFVQVIG; this comes from the coding sequence GTGCCAGTCTACAAATGGGAAGGCCGAAATCGAGCGGGCGCCGTTCAAAAGGGCGAGATGGATGCGCCGACCGAGGAAGCCGTCATCGCGAGGCTCCGCGCGCAGCAGATCGTCGCCAACAAGGTGAAGCCCCGCGGCAAGGGCACCGACCTCATGCATATCGAGCTCTTCAAGCAGAAGGTCAAGGAGCAGGAGATCGTCGTCTTCACCCGCCAGTTCGCGACGATGATCGACGCCGGCCTTCCGCTGGTCCAGTGCCTGGAGATTCTCGTCAACCAGCAGGTCAACAAGACGTTCGCGGACGTGCTCAATGCGGTGAAAAACGACGTCGAGGCCGGCTCCACCTTCGCCAAGGCGCTCGCCAAGCATCCCAAGATCTTTGACCAGCTTTTCGTGGCGCTCGTCGCCGCGGGCGAGGTCGGCGGTATTCTCGACACCATCATGAACCGCCTTGGCGCGTACATCGAAAAGGCGATGAAGCTCAAAAAGAAGGTGAAGGGCGCGATGGTCTACCCCGCCGCGGTACTCTCCATTACCTTCCTCGTGGTGCTGATCCTGCTCATTTTCGTCATTCCGACGTTCCAGAAGATGTTCGCGGATTTCGGCGGGCAGCTCCCCGCGCTCACGCAGGTCATCGTCGACATTTCGGCCATCATCCGCGGGTACTGGTGGATCATCTTCCCCGGCATCGTCGGCTTCATCGTCGGCATGCGCACGCTCATGGCGACGGAGAAGGGGACCATCGTCAAGGACGATCTTCTCTTGAAGGTTCCGATCTTCGGCGAGCTCATCCGCAAGGTGGCGGTCGCCAAGTTCACGCGGACCCTCGGTACGATGATCACCTCCGGCGTGCCGATCCTCGACGGCCTGGACATCGTCGCGAAGACGTCCGGCAACAAGACGATCGAACGCGCGATCCTGAAAACCAAGGCGCGCATCGCCGAGGGAAAAACGATCGCCGAGCCGCTCATGGAGTCGGGCGTGTTTCCGCCGATGGTCTGCCAGATGATCACCGTCGGAGAGTCCACCGGCGCGCTCGACGTCATGCTCGCGAAGATCGCCGACTTCTACGAAGACGAAGTCGACATGACGGTCAACGCGCTCACCACGCTGCTCGAGCCGCTCATGATGGTGTTTCTCGGCGGAACGGTCGGATTCCTGCTCGTGTGCATGTATCTGCCGATCTTCAAGTTCGTGCAGGTGATCGGATAA